The stretch of DNA AGCTACATGATCCGTGAAGGTGTACTGGACGCTCCCGGGCGCCGTGTGGACGCCGCGTACGGGATGCATGTGTTCTCCGCCCTCGAACCGCACGGCACCTTCGCCACCAAACCCGGCGTGATGCTCAGTGCGTCCGATGGCCTGGTGGTCACTGTCCTCGGCGCAGGCGGCCACGGCTCCGCCCCGCACACTGCCAAGGATCCGGTGACGGCGGCCGCCGAGATGGTCACCGCGCTGCAGGTGATGATCACCCGCCAGTTCAACATGTTCGATCCCGTGGTCCTGTCCGTCGGTATCCTCCATGCCGGCACCAAGCGGAACGTCATCCCGGAGACCGCGCGGATCGAGGCCACCATCCGGACGTTCTCCGAAGCCTCCCGGGTAAAGCTGATGGACTCGATTCCGCGCCTCCTGCAGGGCATCGCGGCAGCGCACGGCCTGGAGGTGGACGTCGACTACCAGCAGGAGTACCCGATCACCATCACTGACGCGGATGAAACCCATACTGCCGAGAACGTCATCACCGGGATGTTCGGCGACTCCCGGCTCTCCCGCTGGGCCACTCCCCTGAGCGGCTCGGAGGACTTCTCCAGGGTGCTCGCCGAAGTACCCGGCACCTTCATCGGCCTCAGTGCCGTCCCGCAGGGCGCTGACCATGCCGCCTCCCCGTTCAACCACTCGCCGTATGCAACGTTCGACGACGGCGTGCTGGCTGACGGCGCCGCCCTCTACGCGGAACTGGCCATGCAGCGCCTTGCGGCGCTTTCGTCCACGCGCACCAACTCCTGATCCACCCTTCCAGGAAGAGAACTCAGATGACCACTATCGTCAACCCGCAGCGCACCGCACGGGCTGCACTGCGGAAAACCATCGTCGGGACCGGGATCGGCAATGCCGTCGAATGGTACGACTGGGCGATTTATGCAACCTTTACCCCCTTCATAGCCAGCCAGTTGTTCAGCAAGGCGGACCCGGCGTCGGCCGTTCTGTCCACGCTGGCGATCTTCGCCGTCGGCTTCGTCGCCCGGCCCTTCGGCGGCTTCCTGTTCGGCTGGATCGGCGACCGTGTGGGCCGTAAGACGTCCATGACCCTCGCGGTGGGCTTGGCGTCGCTCGGCAGCCTAATGATCGGCATTGCGCCCACCTTCGCCAGCGTCGGGGCGTGGGCGTCACTGATGCTGCTGGTGGCCCGGCTGGTGCAGGGCCTGGCGCACGGCGGCGAGCTGCCGTCGTCGCAGACGTACCTTTCTGAGATGGCCCCGAAGGAAAAGCGCGGCTTCTGGGCCACCCTGATCTACACCTCGGGGACCGTGGGCATCCTGTTCGGCACGCTGCTGGGCGCGGTCCTGAACATGGCACTGAGCACCGACGCCATGAATGCCTGGGGCTGGCGTATCCCGTTCCTGATCGGCGCGGCACTGGGGCTGTACGCCCTGATCATGCGGTCCCGGCTGCACGAAACCGAGGCGTTCGAGAGCGAATCCGCCGGCACGAAGCGTGCTCCGATTTGGCCGCAGATCGTCCGCCACCGGAAGCAGGCCCTGCAGGTCATCGGCCTGACCGTGGGGCTCACGGTGATCTACTACATCTGGGGTGTGGTGGCCCCTAGCTACGCCACCACTGCGCTGAAGATCGACCGCGGCGAAGCACTGTGGGCCGGCGTGGTCGGGAACATCGTGTTCATCGCGGCGCTGCCGGTGTGGGGCAAGCTGTCTGACAAGATCGGCCGCAAGAAGGTGCTGTGGTCCGGCGCCATCGGATCCGCCGTGATGCACTTCCCCATGACCTGGCTGCTGAAGGACTCAGCATGGCAGCTGGCCGTCAGCATGTCCGTGATGCTGATCTTCATCGCAGCGAGCGCCGCGATTGTCCCGGCCGTGTACGCGGAACTCTTCCCCACCAGTATCCGCACCGTGGGAGTAGGCGTCCCGTACTCCATCTGCGTGGCACTGTTCGGCGGCACAGCCCCGTACCTGCAGCAGTGGCTCGGCACCACCCTCCACGTGCCTGACCTGTTCAATGTCTACGCCGTGCTGCTGCTGGTGGTCAGTGCCGCGTTCGTATTCACCATCCCGGAGACGAAGGGCAAGGACCTCACCCACTAGTCTTCCCAGGCAGGTAGCAGCAGGTGCCGTCATGAGCTCATAACGGCACCTGCTGCTACCCGTTTCAGTTACCGACGAAACGGTTCCGTCCCGCCCGGTAGCCAAACAAGGCCGCGAGCAGCCCCACGGCCAGGAAAAGGACGCCCGCGGCGGTGAAGGATCCGGTGGCCTGGTGCAACTGGCCCACCATCAGGGTTCCCGTTGAACCCAGGCCGTACCCCACGCCCTGCATCATTCCCGAAAGGTGGGCTGCCGTGTGCCCGTCACGGGTGCGCAGCATGATCATGGTCAGCGCCACCGCGGTGAGGCTGCCCTGCCCGAGTCCCAAAAGACCTGCCCAGACCCAGACCAGCTCAAGCGGACCGAAAATGCTCAGCGCAAAGCCGCCGCCGGTCATCAGCGCCACCACCGTGTTGATGCCACGCTGGTCGCGGAACCTCGCAGCCAGCGCCGGCGCAAACAGTGAGCCGAGCATCTGCAGCACAATGCTGGCCGAAACGATCAGCCCCGCCGTGGCGCCGTCCACTCCCCGTTCGCGCAGGATCGGCGCCAGCCAGGCGAACACGCTGAAGGACATCATCGCCTGCAGCACCATAAAGATGG from Pseudarthrobacter siccitolerans encodes:
- a CDS encoding M20 metallopeptidase family protein: MTITSAARELQPELTRYRHAMHREPEIGLDLPRTQEKVLRALDGLPYEITLGKETTSVTAVLRGTGGRAGMGEAGQDQPVPSVLLRADMDGLPVQEKTGVDYTSRLDGAMHACGHDLHMAMLAGAATLLAESRHRLAGDVVLMFQPGEEGFDGASYMIREGVLDAPGRRVDAAYGMHVFSALEPHGTFATKPGVMLSASDGLVVTVLGAGGHGSAPHTAKDPVTAAAEMVTALQVMITRQFNMFDPVVLSVGILHAGTKRNVIPETARIEATIRTFSEASRVKLMDSIPRLLQGIAAAHGLEVDVDYQQEYPITITDADETHTAENVITGMFGDSRLSRWATPLSGSEDFSRVLAEVPGTFIGLSAVPQGADHAASPFNHSPYATFDDGVLADGAALYAELAMQRLAALSSTRTNS
- a CDS encoding MFS transporter, whose amino-acid sequence is MTTIVNPQRTARAALRKTIVGTGIGNAVEWYDWAIYATFTPFIASQLFSKADPASAVLSTLAIFAVGFVARPFGGFLFGWIGDRVGRKTSMTLAVGLASLGSLMIGIAPTFASVGAWASLMLLVARLVQGLAHGGELPSSQTYLSEMAPKEKRGFWATLIYTSGTVGILFGTLLGAVLNMALSTDAMNAWGWRIPFLIGAALGLYALIMRSRLHETEAFESESAGTKRAPIWPQIVRHRKQALQVIGLTVGLTVIYYIWGVVAPSYATTALKIDRGEALWAGVVGNIVFIAALPVWGKLSDKIGRKKVLWSGAIGSAVMHFPMTWLLKDSAWQLAVSMSVMLIFIAASAAIVPAVYAELFPTSIRTVGVGVPYSICVALFGGTAPYLQQWLGTTLHVPDLFNVYAVLLLVVSAAFVFTIPETKGKDLTH